A part of Arcobacter sp. F2176 genomic DNA contains:
- a CDS encoding N-acetyltransferase has product MEIRFYKPTTKDIIPMQSLVKGEVEKGTILLRTEDEMANTIRSYTVVEVDGKLAGFVATHIHSIRLAEVRSLIVSKDFRGLKLGKQLVDACIKEAKFYGLEQLLSLTYEAGFFESCGFRIIEKDQIPEHKIWADCIRCKHFPVCDEVAMVFDL; this is encoded by the coding sequence TTGGAAATTAGATTTTATAAACCAACAACAAAAGATATTATTCCTATGCAAAGCCTTGTAAAAGGTGAAGTAGAGAAGGGTACTATCTTACTTAGAACAGAAGATGAAATGGCTAATACAATACGGTCATATACTGTTGTTGAAGTTGATGGAAAACTAGCAGGTTTTGTAGCAACGCATATTCACTCAATAAGACTAGCAGAAGTGCGAAGTTTAATAGTATCAAAAGATTTTAGAGGTTTAAAACTAGGAAAACAATTAGTTGATGCCTGTATAAAAGAGGCTAAGTTTTATGGTCTAGAACAACTTCTATCTTTGACTTACGAAGCAGGTTTTTTTGAAAGCTGTGGGTTTAGAATAATAGAAAAAGACCAAATTCCAGAACACAAAATCTGGGCTGATTGTATACGATGTAAACATTTCCCAGTTTGTGACGAAGTGGCGATGGTATTTGACCTTTAG
- a CDS encoding TolC family protein: MYKLLIPLLITSLSLFSKEVTFDEALNLLLKNNKELKLKQLDIKESHAILDEISANNYGALNFKETYTNTNHAGYAFNSKLSSRKATFGDFGFSSYEGPNSIKVAPNDLNYPKSTENYETKLTYDIPLFTGFKISNSKDIAKLQIEAKNKKYKYDQKLLTLELLRAYNACVAAKEYLKSTQKAKKVTTSFVNFTKEMHKEGLVTKIDLNEAQVQDLNTNVRLKEAQNKVSLSLSYLSFLIGDDISDVKSFEEVGISKIDLKSIQKEAINKREDFKYIDLNVKSSKKNIKIVQSDYYPKIDAHIEYGYSNDKLKNFDETQDFYLAKVQLNMKIFDMTRESKLEQSRIKYNKLMIQKAQFEDSIKLEIKQNYLNYLSNQETLAEKLKALSLAEEILQKAENMYKNKLIKMTDLLIHQASLQKAEAEVIMSKFDLTFIKAKLKLSIGESLSE, translated from the coding sequence ATGTATAAACTTTTAATCCCTTTACTAATCACCTCACTTTCTCTATTTTCTAAAGAGGTTACATTTGATGAAGCTTTAAACTTATTACTTAAAAATAATAAAGAATTAAAATTAAAACAATTAGATATTAAAGAATCTCATGCAATATTAGATGAGATATCTGCAAATAATTATGGAGCATTAAATTTTAAAGAGACTTATACAAACACAAATCATGCAGGTTATGCATTTAATTCAAAACTAAGTTCGAGAAAAGCTACCTTTGGAGATTTTGGATTTAGTTCATATGAAGGTCCTAATTCTATTAAAGTTGCTCCTAACGATTTAAATTATCCAAAATCTACAGAAAATTATGAGACAAAATTAACTTATGATATTCCTTTATTTACTGGCTTTAAAATTTCTAATTCAAAAGATATAGCAAAACTTCAAATTGAAGCAAAAAATAAAAAATATAAATATGATCAGAAACTTCTAACACTAGAATTATTGAGAGCTTATAATGCTTGTGTTGCAGCAAAAGAGTATTTAAAGTCTACTCAAAAAGCAAAAAAAGTAACTACTTCTTTTGTAAATTTTACAAAGGAAATGCATAAAGAAGGATTAGTTACAAAAATAGATCTAAATGAAGCCCAAGTACAAGACTTAAATACAAATGTAAGATTAAAAGAAGCACAAAATAAGGTATCTCTTTCTCTTTCTTATTTGAGTTTTTTAATAGGTGATGATATATCGGATGTAAAAAGTTTTGAAGAAGTAGGTATTTCAAAAATTGATTTAAAAAGTATTCAAAAAGAAGCTATAAATAAAAGAGAAGATTTTAAATATATTGATTTAAATGTAAAATCATCAAAGAAAAATATAAAAATAGTACAATCAGATTATTATCCTAAAATTGATGCACATATAGAATATGGATATAGTAATGATAAATTAAAAAATTTTGATGAAACACAAGATTTTTACTTAGCAAAAGTTCAATTAAATATGAAAATATTTGATATGACAAGAGAATCAAAACTAGAACAAAGTAGAATTAAATATAATAAACTGATGATACAAAAAGCACAGTTTGAAGACTCTATTAAACTTGAGATAAAACAAAATTATTTGAATTATTTATCAAATCAAGAAACTTTGGCAGAAAAATTAAAAGCTTTATCTTTAGCAGAAGAGATTTTACAAAAAGCAGAAAATATGTATAAAAATAAGCTTATTAAGATGACAGATTTATTAATACACCAAGCATCTTTACAAAAAGCAGAAGCTGAAGTAATTATGTCAAAATTTGACCTTACTTTTATAAAAGCAAAATTAAAACTTTCAATAGGAGAGTCTTTATCAGAATAA
- the fliP gene encoding flagellar type III secretion system pore protein FliP (The bacterial flagellar biogenesis protein FliP forms a type III secretion system (T3SS)-type pore required for flagellar assembly.) — translation MKILLALFIFSISLFAADNLPVINLSIASIDQPAQFVKTINIAIILILLAMAPTLLLMVTSFTRLIIVLSLLRQAMGLQQAPPNQIVISMALILTIFIMEPYAKVSYNEGVKPYMEEKIGYEEAFTKSVKPFKEFMIKNTREEDIALFYRIKKEKNPKNIDDVSLTLLMPAFIVSELRTAFEIGFLIFLPFLVIDIIVASILMSLGMMMLPPVMISLPIKVIFFIIIDGWQLIIGNLAQSFK, via the coding sequence TTGAAAATTTTATTAGCACTTTTTATATTTTCTATTTCACTTTTCGCTGCTGATAATTTACCAGTAATAAATCTTTCAATTGCATCAATAGATCAACCTGCACAATTTGTAAAAACAATAAATATTGCTATTATTCTTATACTGTTAGCAATGGCTCCCACTTTGCTACTAATGGTGACAAGTTTTACAAGACTTATAATTGTATTATCTTTGTTAAGACAAGCAATGGGACTTCAACAAGCACCTCCAAATCAAATCGTAATATCTATGGCACTTATTTTAACTATATTTATTATGGAACCATATGCTAAAGTATCCTACAATGAAGGTGTTAAACCTTATATGGAAGAAAAAATTGGATATGAAGAAGCTTTTACTAAAAGTGTAAAACCTTTTAAAGAATTTATGATAAAAAATACAAGAGAAGAAGATATTGCTCTTTTTTATCGTATAAAAAAAGAAAAAAATCCTAAAAATATAGATGATGTCTCACTTACTCTTTTGATGCCTGCATTTATTGTAAGTGAACTAAGAACAGCCTTTGAAATAGGTTTCTTAATATTTTTGCCTTTTTTAGTTATTGATATTATTGTTGCATCTATTCTTATGAGTTTAGGTATGATGATGTTACCTCCTGTAATGATATCCTTACCTATAAAGGTTATCTTTTTCATTATAATTGATGGTTGGCAACTTATTATTGGAAATCTTGCACAATCCTTTAAATAG
- a CDS encoding PAS domain-containing protein yields the protein MSAGKEIVLDKSAFLVSETDEKGIIRFANDTFCKIAGYTLDELIGQPHNIVRNKEMPKKAFKSLWETVQSGDIWTGYVKNATKDGNYYWVYATVYPFISCNGSKGYLSCRRKPSEKEIEEIEKLYFIWNKEEGK from the coding sequence ATGTCAGCTGGAAAAGAAATAGTTTTAGATAAATCTGCATTCTTAGTGAGTGAAACTGATGAAAAGGGTATCATTCGATTTGCAAATGACACCTTTTGTAAGATTGCAGGATATACACTTGATGAACTTATTGGGCAACCTCATAATATTGTTAGAAATAAAGAAATGCCTAAAAAAGCTTTTAAATCTCTGTGGGAAACAGTTCAAAGTGGAGATATTTGGACAGGTTATGTAAAAAATGCAACTAAAGATGGAAACTATTATTGGGTTTATGCAACAGTATATCCTTTTATAAGTTGTAATGGCTCAAAGGGATATCTTTCTTGTAGAAGAAAACCATCAGAAAAAGAGATAGAAGAAATTGAAAAACTATATTTTATTTGGAATAAAGAGGAGGGAAAATAA
- a CDS encoding lipopolysaccharide assembly protein LapB — translation MIKKLLFLTLLLTSFLLANKAVTSYEQAVKLFNEKAYEKAYEIFISLSKNDLENQNLNFYLGRCEYEQGKYDIAISYYERILFAQPNNLRAKIEIAQSNLMLKNYTQAIKDFNAVLVNADTPPDVKKSIESRLAFIRQTMQKHFISGALVFDLSYDSNVNNSATAGDYSVFVPQLGTDLKLSNDTKEESDYYYDAIAVINHVYRYNEKFSLNNNLVVYTQDYDTKKDSNIDVISFTSTPTFYKGANKYSSGIGMDYVRYNDKDYLKNYNLILSNSHIFTQTTLNDITFKLSKKLYDQQEDKQKNAYVFDLTNSLKYKTENFGLFTLDTSYSKEIEIYEQRTDVSKESFEVGLENSLALPYKFNLNTNINSKKVIYRDTDVNFLSRRVDKINSVSLGISRPIRKNLIFALKATATNNISNQAPFDYKKQVIKSSLIYTF, via the coding sequence ATGATAAAAAAGCTATTATTCTTAACACTTTTATTAACATCCTTTTTATTAGCTAATAAGGCAGTTACTTCTTATGAGCAAGCAGTAAAACTATTTAATGAAAAAGCTTATGAAAAAGCTTACGAAATATTTATTTCCCTATCAAAAAATGATTTGGAAAACCAAAATCTAAACTTCTATCTTGGAAGATGTGAATATGAACAAGGGAAATATGATATAGCAATAAGTTATTATGAGAGAATACTTTTTGCTCAACCAAATAATTTAAGAGCAAAAATAGAAATAGCACAAAGTAATTTGATGCTTAAAAACTATACTCAAGCAATAAAAGACTTTAATGCTGTTTTAGTAAATGCAGATACTCCACCAGATGTAAAAAAAAGTATTGAATCAAGACTGGCTTTCATAAGACAAACTATGCAAAAACACTTTATAAGTGGAGCTTTAGTATTTGATTTAAGTTATGACTCAAATGTAAATAACTCAGCAACTGCAGGGGATTATTCAGTCTTTGTACCCCAATTAGGAACTGATTTAAAATTATCAAATGATACAAAAGAAGAATCAGATTACTATTATGATGCAATTGCTGTTATAAACCATGTATACAGATATAATGAAAAGTTTTCTTTAAATAACAATCTTGTAGTTTATACCCAAGATTATGATACTAAAAAAGATAGTAATATTGATGTTATATCATTTACTTCTACTCCTACCTTTTACAAAGGAGCAAATAAATATAGCTCTGGAATAGGAATGGATTATGTTAGATACAATGACAAAGACTATTTAAAAAACTATAATCTAATACTTTCAAACTCTCATATCTTTACTCAAACAACTTTAAATGATATTACTTTTAAACTAAGTAAAAAACTCTATGACCAACAAGAAGATAAACAAAAAAATGCTTATGTATTTGATTTAACAAATAGCTTAAAATATAAAACAGAAAACTTTGGACTTTTTACTTTAGATACTTCATATAGTAAAGAAATAGAAATATATGAACAAAGAACAGATGTAAGTAAAGAATCATTTGAAGTAGGCTTAGAAAATAGTTTAGCTTTACCATATAAATTTAATCTAAACACAAATATAAATAGTAAAAAAGTAATCTATAGAGATACGGATGTTAACTTTCTATCAAGAAGAGTTGATAAGATAAATAGTGTCTCACTTGGAATAAGTAGACCAATAAGAAAAAACTTAATCTTTGCCTTAAAAGCAACAGCTACAAACAATATATCAAATCAAGCACCCTTTGATTATAAAAAACAAGTTATTAAATCTTCATTGATTTATACATTTTAA
- a CDS encoding FecR family protein, protein MKKILLLLFILANFLFASIGQITALVGDVKISRDSNTILAKLGEKLEKNDVINSTKGSKAQITMNDNTIITIGQNSTLNIFDYVYDENKPKDSKASFGFMKGSFKSITGKIGKINKERFKLKTKSASIGIRGTTILGDQNIIACTDGAITVTAVGISVDVAKQEFTRTPQGQAPTTPEPLKQDTLDKLEQLADTNNTTTPQNSESKEEKNISPEKPTVVNNTPNNDPVKYELPTVRYKKKEHSNLSGFTTLGYANTIITDSNNNDAFESFKNGEMGINGFDSSITQGTIGNSSRINIDNNKVLDSTLKNGTSIGTFSDENETYLSWGEWQGTSQNNITYAGGWIAGTKTAGSIILDLIGGLTTSKTFTGNVIHGDIYDGSTLYDISDQSTVNFTFNFGGGNNSFTGNMNLLYNEGSEYKINFNNGAVNSSGFSSSNLTHNSKGITGNVNGSFYGSGSIKAIGGKFDFEDGGIKGSGLFKAQ, encoded by the coding sequence ATGAAAAAAATACTCTTATTACTTTTTATCCTTGCAAACTTTTTATTTGCTAGTATAGGACAAATAACAGCCTTAGTTGGTGATGTTAAAATCTCTAGGGATTCGAATACTATCCTAGCTAAACTTGGAGAGAAATTAGAAAAGAATGATGTTATAAATTCTACTAAAGGTTCTAAAGCTCAAATTACCATGAATGATAATACTATTATTACTATTGGGCAAAATTCTACTTTAAATATCTTTGATTATGTTTATGATGAGAATAAACCAAAAGACTCTAAAGCTAGTTTTGGGTTTATGAAGGGGTCTTTTAAGTCTATTACTGGAAAGATTGGAAAAATAAATAAAGAGAGATTTAAACTAAAAACTAAAAGTGCTTCTATAGGTATTAGAGGAACTACTATTCTTGGAGACCAAAATATAATTGCTTGTACAGATGGTGCTATTACTGTTACAGCAGTAGGGATATCTGTAGATGTAGCCAAACAAGAGTTTACAAGAACTCCACAAGGTCAAGCCCCAACTACTCCAGAACCTTTAAAACAAGACACTTTAGATAAATTAGAACAATTAGCAGATACTAATAATACTACAACACCACAAAATAGTGAGAGTAAAGAAGAAAAAAATATTTCTCCTGAAAAACCTACAGTTGTAAATAATACTCCAAATAATGATCCTGTTAAATATGAACTTCCTACTGTGAGATATAAGAAAAAAGAACATTCTAACTTATCTGGCTTTACTACTTTAGGATATGCAAATACAATAATTACAGATAGTAATAATAATGATGCATTTGAATCTTTCAAAAATGGTGAAATGGGAATAAATGGATTTGATTCTTCTATCACGCAAGGGACAATAGGTAACTCTTCTCGAATAAATATTGACAACAATAAAGTCCTTGATTCCACATTAAAAAATGGAACTAGTATTGGAACATTTTCTGATGAAAATGAAACATACTTATCATGGGGAGAATGGCAAGGAACATCTCAAAATAATATAACCTATGCAGGAGGATGGATTGCAGGAACAAAAACTGCAGGGAGTATCATACTTGACTTAATTGGTGGACTAACTACTAGTAAAACATTTACTGGTAATGTTATACATGGAGACATATATGATGGAAGTACGCTATACGATATATCCGATCAGAGTACTGTAAATTTTACATTTAATTTTGGTGGAGGAAATAATTCTTTTACAGGGAATATGAACTTATTATATAATGAAGGTTCAGAATACAAAATCAACTTTAATAATGGAGCTGTAAATTCTTCTGGTTTTTCTTCATCTAATTTAACTCACAATTCTAAAGGTATAACGGGAAATGTAAATGGTTCATTTTATGGAAGTGGTTCTATAAAAGCTATTGGAGGAAAATTTGACTTTGAGGATGGAGGAATAAAAGGAAGTGGTTTATTTAAAGCTCAATAA